ATGCTTGGCCGGTGAGATCAGCGGTTCAACCAGCGCCCACTCCTCGTCGGTCAGGTCGGACGGATAGCGCAGCCGGTCACGGTTGTAGCGCGGGCGGTTCTCGATCGTCCACATCGGGCACCTCAAACGAAGCAGGTGCCAGGCACAGAATCACACCTGATTCGAGCCGCTCAAGCCCAGTCCCGTAACCGATTCAAATGACTCGCATTCCTTCCGGACCGACACTAAGGGCTCGCCGAGAAATTACTGCATCAGGGAGGTTGTTGGTTAGGCGAGATGGTATAGTTCCACTCGCCGTGGAAATTGTGCCGCGCGATGTTGACCGCCTGCATCTCTCGTTCAGTGACCTTGAGGCCT
This genomic interval from Candidatus Angelobacter sp. contains the following:
- a CDS encoding IS5/IS1182 family transposase — protein: MWTIENRPRYNRDRLRYPSDLTDEEWALVEPLISPAKH